A window of Gudongella oleilytica genomic DNA:
CGATTGTAAAGTCCGTGCAAAGGGATCCTGTCAAAGGCAAAGTGATCCATATAGATCTTCAGAAGCTCGATATGGAACAGAGGATAAAGCTCCACGTTCCAATTACACTTTTGAACAGAGACAATATTGCGCTGCAGCCATCTGTTCTTATGCAAATGATGGATGCTGTAGAGATAGAGTGCCTTCCGGGAGATATTCCCGAATCGGTAGGGATAGACGTCTCAGGGATGGACTTTAATACCCCGATATTGGTTAAGGATCTTGACATAATGAAGGATGACAGACTCATAGTCTTGACTGATCCAGAGCAGCTTATCTGTTCACTGAATCCACCGTCAGTATCTGCTGGAGCTGAGACTGAAGGGGAGTCGCCATCTCCGGAAGCGGCTCCGGGAAAAGATGAAGATACAGAATAATAGATACACAGGACAGGCTGGAGAGTCTGTCCCTTTTTTTAGTAAAGGAGGATAGTTATGGGAAAAATTCTCTCAGCATACCTTACACCTCACCCGCCGATAATAATAGCTCAGATAGGTCAGGGGGAGGAGCAAAAGGCCATAAAAACCATAGAGGGCATGGAGGAGATAGGAAGAGATATCGCCATGAGAAAGCCTCAGACGATACTGATCATAACTCCCCATGGGCCTGTATTCTCAGACGCCAATGCAATATCAATGGAGAAAACACTTAAGGGGGATTTCAGCTCCTTTGGCCACAACGAGCTTTCATACTCCTATGACACAGATCAGGAGCTGACCTGCCAGATAGTCAAGAATTGCCTGAAAAACAATATTTCCGTTGCACAGATGACAAAGGACATGTATAAAAGATATAAGCTGGACGGCAAGCTCGACCACGGAGCCCTTGTGCCTCTTCATTTTGTGGACAAGTATTACTCAGACTTTCAGATCGTCCACATAACCTATGGCGTTTTATCCCCAAAGGAGCTGTACCTTTTCGGAAGGCAAATTGAAGCTTCGATCCTTCAACAAAAAAACAATGTGGTCATCATAGCCAGCGGGGATCTGTCACACAAGCTAAAGGACAGCGGACCATACAGCTATAGTCCTGAGGGACCTGAATTTGACAGACTTATAATAGAAATAATTGAAAAGGCAGATATTGGAGCCATATCATCCTTCGACATGGAGCTTGCCCATAAGGCCGGTGAATGCGGACTAAGGTCCCTGATGATACTTGCAGGGATCCTAAGCCCCTATGAGCTTGACACCAAGGTTCTGTCCTATGAGGGGCCTTATGGGGTAGGCTACGGAACAGCAAAGTTAATACCTGGAAAAAGGACAAACAGGGATTTGATGGATACCATCGAAAAATCACAGAAAACAAAGCAGACAGCAATAAGGCAGTCGGAAAGTCCACATGCTGCCCTTGCCAGGAAGAGTCTGGAGCATTACGTTCTGACCGGGGAATATTTAGAAGTCCCGGAGGATCTGCCGGAGGAGCTATTGGTAGCTGCGCGGCCGGTATTCGTTTCAATTAAGAAGCACGGAAGCCTGAGGGGCTGCATAGGCTCCACTGCTGCATCCAGGGGAAGTCTTGCAAAGGAGATAATCCACTATGCCGTTGAAGCTGGAACAAGAGATCCCAGATTTTCAGCTGTCACCGAAGATGAGCTGGAGGAGCTGGTTTACTCGGTGGACGTACTGTCTCCATCAGAGCCAATTCATTCGATTGCAGAGTTAGACCCGGGAATCTATGGGGTAATAGTTGAGAAAGGATACAGACGAGGTCTTCTATTGCCGATGATAGAGGGAGTGGATACCCCCCGGGACCAGGTGAGGATAGCGCTTCAGAAAGCAGGGATATCTGAGGATGATGATTATAAAATGGAACGCTTCAGGGTAGAGAGATACCAATAGGAGATGATTGCCTTGAGGGAAGCTATGTTCTACACCAATAAAGGTGAAAATGTAATCTGTAATCTTTGCCCTCATCATTGCAGATTGGGGGAAGGGCAGAGAGGGAGATGCGGAGCCAGACAGAATATAGGCGGCAAGCTATATTCTCTGAATTACGAGAGGGTAACGGCATACAACTACGATCCTATTGAAAAAAAGCCACTGTATCATTTCTATCCTGGAAGTACAATATTTTCCTTTGGGAGCTACGGCTGTAACCTCGGTTGTGACTTCTGCCAGAACTGGCAGATAGTTACTGATCATAACAGCTTTGTGGAAGCAACTACTGAAGACATTCTCGACCTTGCAAAGGTCAGAGGATCCATTGGGATCGCCTACACCTACAATGAGCCTACCGTTTTCTATGAATTTGTTTTGGACACAGCAAGGAAAGCAAGAGAGGAAGGGCTATTTAACGTCCTCGTCACCAACGGCTATATCAACAGGGAACCCCTGGAGGAACTATTGCAGTATATAGATGCAATGAATATCGATCTGAAGTCGTTTACAAACGAGTTCTATCAGAGCATTTGCAGGGGGACTTTGGAGCCTGTTCTTGAAACCATAAGACTTGCAGCTAAAAAAACGCACGTTGAGCTGACGACACTTATAATTGATGGAAGGAACAGCTCGAAAAAGGAGATGGAGGAGCTTTCAGGCTTCATAGCATCGATTGACCCCGGTATACCATTTCACCTGAGCAGATATTATCCAAACTACAGGATGAAGGATCCGCCCACATCTGTCTATACTCTCACTGAGCTTAAAAAGACAGCGGAGAAGAAATTAAAGCATGTCTATGTTGGGAATGTTCTGGGATATGACAATGATACTTACTGCCCGGAATGCAGAAAACGTTTGATTGGAAGGTTCCCGCAGATCCGGATCGAAGGAATGGTGGAAGGACGCTGCAGTCAATGCGGCTACAAGGTTCCAGGAAGATTTTGATTTCCGGGATTTTGAGTTTCTGCAAAAAAAGTTTACAAATGCTAAAATAATAGTTTATTTATATTAAAGGATGCGCTATAATTATACCGTTGTTAACACCGAAAAATTAGGAGGCTGATCGTGGGAGATGAAAACACCCGTATTTGATGCATTGAAGAACCTGATGGAGGAAAACTCAGTATCCTTCCATATGCCCGGACACAAGGGGAAGAATACACTTATTAATTGGGGAGACTATATACCGTATATAGATACTACCGAGGTTGAGGGCATGGACAACTTGCTTGAGCCCAGGGGCATAATCCAGGATTCCCAGGACTATGCAGCTGAGGTTTTTGGTTCAAAGGCTACCTATTATGCCGTAAATGGATCTACAGGTAGCATTTACATTGCTCTAGCTGCAATAACTAAGCCGGGAGACAAGGTTCTCATTCAGAGGAATTGCCACAAGGCCGTTTATAACGCCCTTATACTAAACAGGATCCAGCCTGTATACCTGTATCCAAACTACAACGAGAATCACAATGTCCTTACCGGTCTATACCCGGAGGATGTCGATGAGGCTCTGAAAGCTGATCCTGAAATAAAGGCAGTGGTAATTACCTATCCAAACTACTACGGTGTTTGCTCAGACCTTAAGTCCATTGCTGACATAGTCCACAAGTACAACAAGGTTTTGATGGTAGACGAAGCCCATGGTCCTCATTTCACATTTAATGACAAGCTTCCCGTTTCGGCTCTTAAGGCGGGCGCAGACATAGTGATCAACAGTACCCATAAGACATTGCCAAGCTTTACTCAGACATCAATGATCCATGTAGGTACTGACAGGATAGACCTGAACAAGCTGAGAGACAGATATCAGCTTTATACCACGACAAGCCCATCTTATCTGTTCACTCTTTCAAACGAGCTGGCAGTTTCCTACATGGACAGCCAGGAGGGGAGGGAAAGACTTGAGTGGAGCATAAAAAAGGTAGATGAAGTAATAGAAAGACTTAATAAGATCCCAAGGGTGGAGGTATTTACCGGAGACCCTGATGATCCAACAATATATTCAAAGGACAATACGAAGATACTAATAACCATAGATGGTATTAGAGGCTCCATGGTGAAGAAAAAGCTTAGGACAGACTACAACATAAGACTGGAAATGGCTGACTTCTATTATGCCCTTATCCTGACCAGCCTAATGAATGACGACGATGACTATGAGAAAGTGATCGCAGCAATAGAGGACCTGGCAAAGAATGCTCCCTACGAGGAAATAAACTGGGTAAACGTCAAGATGCCGACTCCTAAGATAATAATAAGACCGGCTGATGCGTACTATGGCAAGAAGGAACAGGTAAAGCTGAAGGATGCAATAGGCAGAGTATCAGCCGCGCCAATAATTCCTTATCCACCGGGGATCCCATTGATAGTCCCTGGAGAGGAGATAACTCAGGAGATATATGAGCATGTATTATTCCTTATGGACAATGGCATTGAGATAGTAGGACTTATGGGCAAGGAAAAGGACAACGTAGTAGTAGTCGAGTAAGGAGCTGCATAGCATGAGTGGATTATTCATAACTCTGGAGGGTCCCGACGGATCCGGTAAATCAACGATGATAGGCCTTATCGGTCAATATCTTAAGGAACAGGGCATAGAACATGTCATAACCCGGGAGCCGGGGGGCACTGCCATTGGAGAGAAAATCAGAGGGATAATAATAGACAGGGAGAATATAAACATGGGACCTGAGACTGAGGCATTGCTGTTTGCTGCGTCCAGGGCTCAGCATGTCCACGAGAAGATACTGCCCGCCGTTGAGGAGGGGAAGGTAGTGGTATGCGACAGATTCCTGCTTTCAAGTCTGGCATATCAGGGAGTTGGAAGAGGCCTGGGGATCCAGGAGGTAAAGGCAGTAAATGAATTTGGATTGAGGGGAATGACCCCTGATCTTATCCTTTTCTTCCATGTGGATCCTGAGGTTACACTTTTGAGGAAAACCAAGGAAGGCGGGGACAGACTGGAGGAGGAAGGCGGAGTCTTCCACAGGGAGGTTTACGAGGGCTACATGACCCTCCTGAGAATGTATCCGGATAATGTCGTTGTAATAGATGCAGAAAAATCAGTGGAAGAGGTATACGCCCAAACTATTGCGGCACTAACAGAGGTGCTGAAGTCGAAGGAGGAAACGCTATGAAGCTTATAGTTGCAATCGTTCAGGATCAGGATGCGCCGGGAGTTATAGAGGAGCTGATGGAGAAGGAATTCAGGGTGACGAAGCTGGCATCCACAGGCGGCTTTCTTAAGGCTGGGAATACAACACTGTTAAGCGGTGTTGAAGACGATGAGGTAGATAAGGTGATCAAGGTCATCGAGGACAACTGCAGAACCAGAGAGATAACTACCTCACTTCTTACGGTTTCAATGCCCGGCGATACCTATATCCCATACCCTCTGGAGGTCAAGGTGGGAGGAGCAACTGTGTTTGTACTTGATGTAGAGAAGCATGTAAGGATATAGGGGGTCATTCGTATGAAGCTGATTGTAGCCATCATAGACGATGAGTTTTCAGGCAAGGTGGTTAAGGCACTGATGGCTGAAAAAATACGAGCCACTAAGCTTTCATCCACAGGCGGCTTTCTTAGCTCCGGGAATACCACTCTTCTTATAGTCGTTGAAGATGACAGGGCGGATGAAATCACTGAACTGATAAACAGGCATTGCAAAAGCAAGAGGATAAAAAACGGCACAGAAGAGGTCACAGTGGGAGTTAACCTGTTTGTAATGCCGGTTTCGGGATACGAAAGGATATAGCCTATGGATTACACTAATATATCAGGTCATAAGATCGCAGTAGAGGGATTGAAGAGAGCTGTCAAAAACGGTAATATCAGCCACTTTTATATATTTGAGGGCGAGGAAGGCCTTGGGAAAATGACTATTGGAAGGGTTTTTGCTAAAACCCTTCTTTGCTTGCAAAGAGGAGAGGAGCCATGTGGGTCCTGCAGCAGCTGCCGCAGATTTGAGACAGGCTCTCACCCGGATTACCTGGAGATCAGACCTGAAAAGGGCATGATAAGAAAGGGGGAGGTCGAGGGGATAATCCACACAATGACTATGTCTCCCTTCGAGTCGGAGAGAAAGGTCATATTGATGGATGAGGCCCATCTTATGAATAAGGAAGCCCAGAACGCACTCCTTAAGACCCTTGAGGAGCCGCCTGTCTATGCTCATATTATTCTTGTGACCTCGAGTCCGAAAGACCTTTT
This region includes:
- a CDS encoding 50S ribosomal protein L25, with product MIDKSLKAILRGDIGSNKVKKLRNEALIPGVVYRKGEPSKSFAVDELEFTKLFRQVGSSALFELDMEGEKIPTIVKSVQRDPVKGKVIHIDLQKLDMEQRIKLHVPITLLNRDNIALQPSVLMQMMDAVEIECLPGDIPESVGIDVSGMDFNTPILVKDLDIMKDDRLIVLTDPEQLICSLNPPSVSAGAETEGESPSPEAAPGKDEDTE
- the amrA gene encoding AmmeMemoRadiSam system protein A → MGKILSAYLTPHPPIIIAQIGQGEEQKAIKTIEGMEEIGRDIAMRKPQTILIITPHGPVFSDANAISMEKTLKGDFSSFGHNELSYSYDTDQELTCQIVKNCLKNNISVAQMTKDMYKRYKLDGKLDHGALVPLHFVDKYYSDFQIVHITYGVLSPKELYLFGRQIEASILQQKNNVVIIASGDLSHKLKDSGPYSYSPEGPEFDRLIIEIIEKADIGAISSFDMELAHKAGECGLRSLMILAGILSPYELDTKVLSYEGPYGVGYGTAKLIPGKRTNRDLMDTIEKSQKTKQTAIRQSESPHAALARKSLEHYVLTGEYLEVPEDLPEELLVAARPVFVSIKKHGSLRGCIGSTAASRGSLAKEIIHYAVEAGTRDPRFSAVTEDELEELVYSVDVLSPSEPIHSIAELDPGIYGVIVEKGYRRGLLLPMIEGVDTPRDQVRIALQKAGISEDDDYKMERFRVERYQ
- the amrS gene encoding AmmeMemoRadiSam system radical SAM enzyme, encoding MFYTNKGENVICNLCPHHCRLGEGQRGRCGARQNIGGKLYSLNYERVTAYNYDPIEKKPLYHFYPGSTIFSFGSYGCNLGCDFCQNWQIVTDHNSFVEATTEDILDLAKVRGSIGIAYTYNEPTVFYEFVLDTARKAREEGLFNVLVTNGYINREPLEELLQYIDAMNIDLKSFTNEFYQSICRGTLEPVLETIRLAAKKTHVELTTLIIDGRNSSKKEMEELSGFIASIDPGIPFHLSRYYPNYRMKDPPTSVYTLTELKKTAEKKLKHVYVGNVLGYDNDTYCPECRKRLIGRFPQIRIEGMVEGRCSQCGYKVPGRF
- a CDS encoding aminotransferase class I/II-fold pyridoxal phosphate-dependent enzyme; the encoded protein is MKTPVFDALKNLMEENSVSFHMPGHKGKNTLINWGDYIPYIDTTEVEGMDNLLEPRGIIQDSQDYAAEVFGSKATYYAVNGSTGSIYIALAAITKPGDKVLIQRNCHKAVYNALILNRIQPVYLYPNYNENHNVLTGLYPEDVDEALKADPEIKAVVITYPNYYGVCSDLKSIADIVHKYNKVLMVDEAHGPHFTFNDKLPVSALKAGADIVINSTHKTLPSFTQTSMIHVGTDRIDLNKLRDRYQLYTTTSPSYLFTLSNELAVSYMDSQEGRERLEWSIKKVDEVIERLNKIPRVEVFTGDPDDPTIYSKDNTKILITIDGIRGSMVKKKLRTDYNIRLEMADFYYALILTSLMNDDDDYEKVIAAIEDLAKNAPYEEINWVNVKMPTPKIIIRPADAYYGKKEQVKLKDAIGRVSAAPIIPYPPGIPLIVPGEEITQEIYEHVLFLMDNGIEIVGLMGKEKDNVVVVE
- the tmk gene encoding dTMP kinase — encoded protein: MSGLFITLEGPDGSGKSTMIGLIGQYLKEQGIEHVITREPGGTAIGEKIRGIIIDRENINMGPETEALLFAASRAQHVHEKILPAVEEGKVVVCDRFLLSSLAYQGVGRGLGIQEVKAVNEFGLRGMTPDLILFFHVDPEVTLLRKTKEGGDRLEEEGGVFHREVYEGYMTLLRMYPDNVVVIDAEKSVEEVYAQTIAALTEVLKSKEETL
- a CDS encoding cyclic-di-AMP receptor is translated as MKLIVAIVQDQDAPGVIEELMEKEFRVTKLASTGGFLKAGNTTLLSGVEDDEVDKVIKVIEDNCRTREITTSLLTVSMPGDTYIPYPLEVKVGGATVFVLDVEKHVRI
- a CDS encoding cyclic-di-AMP receptor, whose translation is MKLIVAIIDDEFSGKVVKALMAEKIRATKLSSTGGFLSSGNTTLLIVVEDDRADEITELINRHCKSKRIKNGTEEVTVGVNLFVMPVSGYERI